One window from the genome of Bacillus weihaiensis encodes:
- a CDS encoding RNA polymerase subunit sigma-70 has product MRNSQKGELSHSTRDVFGVNFHDFMVKEQSDTSMELASEFGISLREVKNLKKHLNRS; this is encoded by the coding sequence ATGAGAAATAGTCAAAAAGGAGAATTATCACACTCTACACGGGATGTATTTGGTGTGAATTTCCATGATTTTATGGTAAAGGAACAAAGCGACACTTCAATGGAATTAGCTTCAGAATTTGGTATATCTCTTAGAGAAGTAAAGAATTTAAAAAAACATTTAAATCGTTCTTGA
- the hisS gene encoding histidine--tRNA ligase, with amino-acid sequence MSFQIPRGTQDILPGEVEKWQYVEKTAREICDTYLYKEIRTPIFEHTELFARGVGESTDIVQKEMYTFLDRKGRSITLRPEGTASTVRSFVEKKLYANPAQPTKLYYIGPMFRYERPQSGRFRQFVQFGVEALGSNDPAIDAEVISLAMSLYQKLGLQSLKLVINSLGDAESRKAHREALIAHFEPRIGEFCSDCQSRLRQNPLRILDCKKDRDHELMATAPSILHYLNEESKAYFEKVQQYLEANNIPFEVDQNLVRGLDYYNHTAFEIMSNAEGFGAITTLCGGGRYNGLAQEIGGPETPGIGFALSIERLLAALEAENITLPIETTIDCYVVTMGDAAKDRAVSLVYELRNAGLKVEKDYEDKKMKAQFKAADRHHAKYVAVLGDDELEKNVVALKNMETGSQEDVAIDQLISYLHQNI; translated from the coding sequence ATGTCATTCCAGATTCCTAGAGGAACTCAGGATATTCTGCCTGGAGAAGTTGAAAAATGGCAGTATGTTGAAAAAACTGCAAGAGAGATTTGTGATACCTATTTATATAAGGAAATTCGTACGCCGATTTTTGAGCACACTGAATTATTTGCTCGCGGTGTTGGAGAAAGTACAGATATTGTTCAAAAGGAAATGTACACCTTTTTGGATCGTAAAGGAAGAAGCATCACGTTAAGACCAGAGGGAACCGCATCAACAGTTCGCTCATTTGTCGAAAAAAAGCTATATGCTAATCCAGCGCAGCCAACGAAGCTTTATTATATTGGACCGATGTTTCGTTATGAACGTCCTCAAAGTGGCCGCTTTCGTCAATTTGTTCAATTTGGTGTGGAAGCACTAGGGAGCAATGACCCTGCAATTGATGCAGAAGTCATTTCCTTAGCCATGTCTTTATATCAAAAGCTTGGTCTACAAAGCTTAAAATTAGTGATTAATAGCCTTGGTGATGCTGAAAGTCGCAAAGCCCACAGAGAGGCACTTATTGCTCACTTTGAACCACGAATTGGCGAGTTTTGCTCTGATTGCCAAAGTCGTCTACGACAAAATCCATTAAGAATTCTTGATTGTAAGAAAGATCGTGACCATGAATTAATGGCTACTGCACCATCTATTCTTCACTATTTAAACGAAGAATCAAAAGCATATTTTGAGAAAGTACAACAATACTTAGAGGCAAATAACATACCATTCGAAGTTGATCAAAATCTTGTTCGAGGTCTTGATTATTATAACCATACAGCCTTTGAGATCATGAGTAATGCAGAAGGCTTTGGCGCAATTACGACTTTATGTGGCGGAGGTCGTTACAATGGACTAGCCCAAGAAATTGGTGGACCCGAAACACCAGGTATTGGATTTGCTTTGAGTATTGAGCGTCTTTTAGCTGCACTGGAAGCAGAAAATATTACTCTACCTATTGAAACTACGATCGATTGTTACGTAGTGACGATGGGGGACGCTGCGAAGGATCGAGCGGTCTCATTAGTGTACGAACTAAGAAATGCTGGTCTAAAGGTAGAGAAGGATTATGAAGATAAAAAAATGAAAGCTCAATTTAAAGCTGCAGATCGTCATCACGCAAAATATGTAGCTGTTCTTGGTGATGATGAGCTTGAGAAAAATGTGGTTGCCTTAAAAAATATGGAAACAGGCAGTCAAGAGGACGTTGCAATAGATCAGCTTATTTCATATTTACATCAAAATATTTAA
- the aspS gene encoding aspartate--tRNA ligase, which produces MFGRTYYCGEVPESAVGQQVVLKGWVQKRRDLGGVIFIDLRDRTGVVQIVFNPENSQEALQIAEKVRSEYVLDITGTVVERSEETINPNVPTGKLEVIVDKVEIINAAKNPPFQIEDKSEEVSEDIRLKYRYLDLRRPALFNTIQMRHHVTKSMRNFLDENGFLDIETPILTKSTPEGARDYLVPSRVHDGEFYALPQSPQIFKQLLMVSGFDKYYQIARCFRDEDLRADRQPEFTQIDIEASFMSQEDIMSMTEAMMARIMKETKNVDVHLPFPRMAYDEAMGRYGSDKPDTRFGLELVDVGEVVKNSGLKVFSSVIANGGQVKSINVKGAADNYSRKDMDALAEFVAPYGAKGLAWLKVEEDGLKGPIIKFFSEEEQKGLLQTMEASVGDLLVFVADKKSVVADALGALRSKLGKDLNLIDESKYNFLWVVDWPLLEYDEATKRYYAAHHPFTMPKRDDLGLFESDPGNMKAQAYDIVLNGYELGGGSIRIFEKEVQEKMFKLLGFSDEEAKEQFGFLLEAFEYGTPPHGGIALGLDRLVMLLAGRTNLRDTIAFPKTASASDLLTNAPSAVSEAQLEELNIELRD; this is translated from the coding sequence ATGTTTGGTCGTACATATTATTGTGGAGAAGTACCAGAATCAGCAGTTGGTCAACAAGTTGTCTTAAAAGGATGGGTACAAAAACGACGTGACCTTGGAGGCGTTATTTTTATTGACCTTCGTGACCGCACAGGGGTTGTCCAAATTGTTTTTAATCCTGAAAACTCACAGGAAGCATTACAGATTGCAGAGAAAGTACGTAGTGAATATGTTTTAGATATAACAGGAACAGTTGTGGAAAGAAGCGAAGAAACAATTAACCCTAATGTCCCTACTGGAAAACTTGAGGTGATTGTAGATAAAGTTGAGATTATCAATGCAGCGAAAAACCCGCCGTTTCAGATTGAGGATAAGTCAGAGGAAGTGTCAGAGGATATTCGTTTAAAATATCGCTACCTTGATTTAAGAAGACCAGCATTATTTAATACCATTCAAATGAGACATCATGTGACGAAATCAATGCGCAACTTCCTTGATGAAAATGGCTTCCTAGACATTGAGACGCCTATCTTAACAAAAAGCACGCCAGAAGGTGCACGTGATTATTTAGTACCGAGTCGTGTGCATGATGGAGAATTTTATGCCCTACCACAATCACCGCAAATCTTTAAGCAATTGCTAATGGTTTCAGGCTTTGATAAATACTATCAAATTGCTCGCTGCTTCCGTGATGAAGATTTACGTGCTGATCGCCAGCCTGAATTCACACAAATTGATATTGAAGCTTCATTTATGAGTCAAGAAGATATTATGTCAATGACTGAAGCCATGATGGCAAGAATTATGAAGGAAACAAAGAACGTTGACGTGCACTTACCTTTCCCGAGAATGGCATATGATGAAGCAATGGGTAGATATGGTTCTGATAAACCAGATACTCGCTTCGGCTTAGAGCTTGTTGACGTAGGCGAAGTTGTTAAAAATAGTGGATTGAAGGTATTTAGTTCTGTCATTGCGAATGGTGGACAAGTCAAATCAATAAATGTTAAAGGCGCTGCTGATAACTATTCTAGAAAAGATATGGATGCATTAGCAGAATTCGTTGCTCCATATGGCGCAAAAGGATTAGCTTGGTTAAAAGTAGAAGAAGATGGCTTGAAGGGACCTATCATTAAGTTCTTTAGTGAAGAAGAGCAAAAAGGATTGTTACAAACAATGGAAGCTTCAGTAGGGGACTTATTAGTGTTTGTAGCGGATAAAAAATCAGTTGTTGCGGATGCACTAGGTGCTCTTCGTTCAAAATTAGGTAAAGACCTAAACCTAATTGATGAAAGTAAATACAACTTCTTATGGGTAGTTGATTGGCCATTACTTGAATATGATGAAGCAACGAAACGATATTATGCAGCACATCATCCATTCACAATGCCTAAAAGAGATGATTTAGGTTTATTCGAATCAGATCCAGGGAATATGAAAGCACAAGCATATGATATTGTTCTAAATGGATACGAATTAGGCGGAGGCTCTATCCGTATTTTCGAAAAAGAAGTACAAGAAAAAATGTTTAAGCTCTTAGGATTCTCAGATGAAGAAGCAAAAGAACAATTTGGTTTCTTACTTGAGGCATTTGAATATGGAACACCTCCACATGGAGGAATCGCCCTTGGTCTTGATCGTCTTGTTATGCTATTAGCTGGACGTACGAACTTAAGAGACACAATAGCATTCCCTAAAACAGCGAGTGCTAGTGACTTACTAACAAATGCGCCAAGTGCTGTAAGTGAAGCTCAATTGGAAGAGTTAAATATAGAGCTAAGAGATTAA
- a CDS encoding tRNA threonylcarbamoyladenosine dehydratase, with translation MLHQFSRNELAIGKEGLDILKNSTVAVLGIGGVGSFAAEALARSGVGKLVLVDKDDVDITNVNRQIHALVSTVGQPKVDLMAERVKDINPDCEVVSLKMFYTEETYEQFFAHNLDYVVDASDTISYKIHLMKECLDRHIPIISSMGAANKMDPTRFKVADISKTHTDPIAKVIRTRLRKEGIRKGIEVVFSDESPIVIREEVRKEVGNDAAPIRKAKMPPSSNAFVPSVAGLIMGGHVITKLLKDIEIKRVKD, from the coding sequence TTGTTACATCAATTTTCTCGTAATGAATTAGCGATTGGAAAAGAAGGCTTAGATATCCTTAAAAATAGTACCGTTGCTGTACTGGGAATCGGCGGAGTAGGTTCCTTCGCTGCAGAAGCTCTTGCTAGATCAGGGGTAGGTAAATTAGTATTGGTTGATAAAGATGACGTTGATATTACAAATGTAAATAGACAAATTCATGCTCTTGTTTCAACTGTTGGACAACCAAAGGTCGATCTTATGGCAGAACGAGTAAAAGATATAAATCCAGATTGTGAAGTTGTCTCTTTAAAAATGTTTTATACAGAGGAAACGTATGAACAGTTCTTTGCTCACAACTTAGATTATGTGGTTGATGCATCTGATACCATTTCGTATAAAATTCATCTTATGAAAGAATGCTTAGACCGTCATATTCCTATTATTTCAAGCATGGGTGCAGCGAACAAGATGGATCCAACGAGATTTAAAGTTGCTGATATTTCAAAAACTCATACAGATCCAATTGCGAAGGTGATACGAACAAGATTGCGAAAAGAAGGAATTCGTAAGGGAATTGAAGTTGTATTCTCAGACGAAAGTCCAATTGTCATTCGTGAAGAAGTACGTAAAGAGGTTGGTAATGATGCGGCGCCAATACGCAAGGCAAAAATGCCACCTTCTTCAAATGCATTTGTCCCTTCTGTAGCAGGATTAATTATGGGCGGTCATGTTATCACGAAGTTGTTAAAGGATATAGAAATTAAAAGAGTAAAAGACTAA